The Methylomicrobium agile genome has a segment encoding these proteins:
- a CDS encoding thiolase family protein, translating to MKNVVISGYCRSPFTPANKGVLSKVRPDDLAAQVIKGLIDKTGVDPADIEDLILGCAFPEGEQGMNVARIVGQIAELPVTVAGTTVNRFCGSSMQSIHIAAGAIQWNAGDAFICAGVESMSRVPMGGFNYMPNPALYRNYPEVYISMGDTAENLARQYNLSREEQESFALLSQERTYNAQLKNHFLDEIVPIRTPLGPVDQDGCLRPDSNAAGLAQLPPAFQTGGTVTAGTSSPLTDGAAAVLVCSEAYADAHNLPKLARIKSIAVSGCAPEIMGMGPVSATEKALKRAGLDLDDIDIVELNEAFSAQFLAVLKAMPIPIHKLNLDGGAIALGHPLGASGARITGKAASLLVREGKRYALATQCIGGGQGIATILEAIR from the coding sequence ATGAAAAACGTGGTTATCTCCGGCTATTGTCGGTCACCGTTTACCCCGGCCAACAAGGGCGTGCTGAGCAAAGTCCGCCCCGACGACCTTGCGGCCCAGGTCATAAAAGGATTGATCGACAAAACCGGCGTCGATCCCGCCGACATCGAAGATCTGATTCTCGGCTGCGCCTTTCCGGAAGGCGAACAGGGCATGAACGTCGCCCGGATCGTCGGGCAGATCGCCGAGCTGCCGGTCACCGTCGCCGGCACCACGGTCAACCGGTTCTGCGGCTCGTCGATGCAGTCGATCCATATCGCGGCCGGCGCGATTCAATGGAACGCGGGCGACGCGTTCATCTGCGCCGGCGTCGAGTCGATGTCGCGTGTTCCGATGGGCGGCTTCAACTACATGCCCAATCCGGCGCTCTACCGGAATTATCCGGAAGTCTATATCAGCATGGGCGACACGGCCGAAAATCTGGCCAGGCAATATAACCTCTCGCGCGAAGAACAGGAGTCTTTCGCACTGCTGAGCCAGGAAAGAACTTACAACGCGCAGCTAAAAAACCATTTCCTCGACGAAATCGTTCCGATCCGGACACCGCTGGGGCCGGTGGACCAAGACGGCTGCCTGCGTCCCGACTCGAACGCGGCCGGTTTGGCCCAATTGCCGCCCGCGTTTCAGACCGGCGGCACCGTCACCGCCGGCACTTCGTCGCCGTTGACCGACGGCGCGGCCGCGGTGCTGGTATGCAGCGAAGCGTATGCCGATGCCCACAACCTGCCCAAGCTCGCCCGGATCAAGTCGATCGCGGTATCGGGCTGCGCGCCCGAAATCATGGGCATGGGCCCGGTTTCCGCGACCGAGAAAGCCTTGAAACGTGCAGGGCTCGATCTCGACGACATCGATATCGTCGAACTGAACGAAGCTTTTTCCGCGCAATTTCTCGCCGTTTTGAAAGCGATGCCGATCCCGATTCATAAGCTCAATCTCGACGGCGGCGCGATCGCGCTGGGCCATCCGCTCGGCGCGAGCGGCGCCCGGATTACCGGCAAGGCGGCCAGCCTCCTGGTCCGCGAAGGCAAACGTTACGCGCTGGCCACCCAGTGCATCGGCGGCGGCCAGGGCATTGCCACGATACTGGAGGCGATCCGATGA
- a CDS encoding MlaA family lipoprotein — MLQNKLILNSALLANLVVGGGLSGCASDPTQPAKDEWEGWNRNVHGFNDDLDKAVIKPVAKGYQEYVPDPVNQSVTNFFGNINDIGITLNDFFQLKMLQGGMDLSRFLINTTAGVGGLFDVASKINLPKHNEDFGQTLGFWGMPSGNYLVLPLLGPSSPRDAVGLLGDALLNPLTYISFGSSAAVGAAITGAKAVEVTDARADLLTSEKIVDEAAVDRYDFIKNAYQQNREYLVYDGNPPEQNADDIDLEEAITGSGKTDQTYAAPSSAADSGLPPVTQGTNNLGRTNDQSGPAPVVNHSRRLLELMPSE, encoded by the coding sequence ATGTTGCAAAACAAATTGATACTGAACTCCGCCCTGCTCGCCAATCTGGTGGTCGGCGGCGGGCTGAGCGGCTGCGCATCCGATCCGACCCAGCCGGCAAAGGACGAATGGGAAGGCTGGAACCGCAACGTTCACGGTTTTAACGACGATCTGGACAAGGCCGTCATCAAGCCCGTCGCAAAAGGATACCAGGAATATGTGCCGGACCCCGTCAATCAGAGCGTGACCAACTTTTTCGGCAATATCAACGATATCGGCATCACCCTGAACGACTTCTTCCAGCTCAAAATGCTGCAGGGCGGCATGGATCTGAGCCGTTTTCTGATCAACACGACCGCCGGAGTCGGCGGACTGTTCGATGTCGCGTCGAAAATCAATCTGCCCAAGCACAACGAGGATTTCGGACAGACCCTGGGCTTTTGGGGCATGCCTTCAGGCAATTATCTGGTATTGCCTCTGTTGGGCCCGAGCTCGCCGCGGGATGCGGTCGGCCTGCTCGGCGACGCCCTGCTGAACCCTTTGACTTATATCTCCTTCGGAAGCAGCGCGGCGGTCGGCGCGGCAATCACCGGGGCCAAGGCGGTCGAGGTCACCGATGCGCGCGCCGATCTGCTCACTTCCGAGAAGATCGTCGATGAAGCGGCGGTCGACCGCTACGATTTCATTAAAAACGCCTATCAGCAAAACCGCGAATATCTTGTCTATGACGGCAATCCGCCGGAACAAAATGCTGACGATATCGATCTAGAGGAAGCGATAACGGGCAGCGGCAAAACGGATCAGACCTACGCTGCGCCATCCTCGGCGGCCGACTCGGGCTTGCCTCCGGTGACGCAAGGCACCAACAACCTCGGACGTACGAACGATCAATCGGGCCCCGCGCCGGTCGTCAATCATTCACGGCGGCTACTCGAACTGATGCCGTCGGAATAA
- a CDS encoding alpha/beta fold hydrolase, producing the protein MSKPSYPENWHDIDIGLYSRSVKIFNQVRKLLSVKMKLHTADQVEKGDIFLFNHFSRFETFIPQFLIYEKTGAYCCAIASGEFFREDNVLSRYLSNVGCFPHNHPRLFQLLAAQILRGRKVIIFPEGGMVKDHRVMDVKGHYSVYSRLTGERRKHHTGAAVLAQGLEIFKEMIRTAYQEKNHAQLVRWKEQLELDSLDQLLTSALKPTLIIPSNITFYPIRTSENLLLTSVELFSGGLSMRQTEELLVEGNIIFRNTDMDIRMGMPVNPQQDWSWSTKALQDLVAAELTSLDDIFTMPLAPKNWKHKLLGSLLKSSSNMTRNRYMEEIYANVTINLSHLASTLIMHCIENSLLLIERQRFYNALYIGVKKLQTNTAIHLHRSLLNPNYYRNLNIGTNQSFEHFINIAKLSDLIVEEGEYYRFLPKLLEEHDFDLIRLENLIAVYNNEAEPIAAVSKTMIEALAECDRLDPEELAGWRFEDEQMDLKWELHKYTKPVYEDINDHETATEDPSPFLLQPVEENGIGVLLIHGLLASPAEMKGYGVHLMHQGYTVMGVRLKGHGSSPYALRDQSWEDWYTSVVNGFEILKLHCRKIVVTGFSTGGALALKLASENRPDILGVSVAAVPLKFINPTFMLIPFLHGTNKFVDWVSSYEGVKPFLENVSEHPRVNYRNVPVRCLYELRLLIQHMDEFLPKIEIPVLIVHGDHDPVVSVKSASEIMQKIKAPDRQLKILKSNRHGIIMENIDGMWKINDDFIIHCASETKAAEFSRIE; encoded by the coding sequence ATGAGCAAACCGTCCTATCCCGAAAACTGGCACGACATCGATATTGGGCTTTATTCCCGATCGGTCAAGATTTTCAATCAAGTACGTAAATTGCTCAGCGTCAAAATGAAGCTGCATACTGCGGACCAGGTCGAGAAGGGCGACATTTTTCTGTTCAACCATTTTTCGCGCTTCGAAACCTTCATCCCGCAATTTTTGATTTACGAAAAGACGGGAGCTTACTGCTGCGCGATCGCTTCCGGCGAATTTTTCAGGGAAGACAATGTACTGTCCCGCTATTTGAGCAATGTCGGATGCTTTCCGCACAATCATCCGCGCCTGTTTCAATTGCTCGCCGCGCAGATTCTGCGCGGCCGCAAGGTGATCATCTTTCCGGAAGGGGGCATGGTCAAGGACCACCGGGTGATGGACGTGAAAGGCCATTACAGCGTCTATTCCCGGCTCACGGGCGAACGGCGCAAGCATCATACCGGCGCCGCGGTATTGGCGCAGGGCCTCGAGATCTTCAAGGAAATGATTCGGACCGCCTATCAGGAAAAGAATCATGCGCAACTGGTGCGTTGGAAGGAGCAGCTCGAACTCGACAGCCTGGACCAGTTGCTGACTTCCGCGCTCAAACCCACGCTGATCATTCCTTCCAATATCACGTTTTACCCGATCAGGACGTCCGAAAACTTACTGCTGACCAGCGTCGAGCTGTTTTCCGGCGGCTTGTCCATGCGCCAGACCGAGGAACTGCTGGTCGAAGGCAATATCATTTTCAGAAACACCGACATGGACATCCGGATGGGCATGCCGGTCAATCCGCAGCAAGACTGGAGCTGGAGCACCAAAGCGCTGCAAGACCTGGTGGCGGCCGAGTTGACGTCCCTGGACGATATTTTCACGATGCCGCTGGCGCCCAAAAACTGGAAGCACAAGCTGCTCGGCTCTCTGCTGAAGTCCTCTTCCAATATGACGCGCAACCGCTATATGGAAGAAATCTATGCCAACGTCACGATCAACCTGAGCCATCTGGCTTCGACCCTGATCATGCATTGCATCGAAAACAGCCTGCTGCTGATCGAGCGCCAACGCTTTTACAACGCGCTGTACATCGGCGTGAAGAAGCTCCAGACCAACACGGCCATCCATCTGCATCGAAGCCTGCTGAATCCGAACTATTACCGAAACCTGAACATCGGCACCAATCAGAGTTTCGAGCATTTCATCAATATCGCCAAATTATCCGATTTGATCGTCGAAGAAGGCGAGTATTACCGTTTCCTGCCCAAATTGCTCGAAGAGCATGATTTCGACCTGATCCGTCTGGAAAACCTGATCGCGGTTTACAACAACGAGGCCGAACCGATCGCCGCAGTCAGCAAGACGATGATCGAGGCACTGGCCGAATGCGACCGGCTCGACCCCGAAGAACTCGCCGGCTGGCGGTTCGAAGACGAACAGATGGATCTGAAGTGGGAGCTTCACAAATACACCAAACCAGTCTACGAAGACATCAACGACCACGAAACCGCCACCGAAGACCCCTCGCCTTTTCTGCTCCAGCCGGTCGAAGAAAACGGCATCGGCGTGCTGCTGATTCACGGCCTGCTCGCCAGTCCGGCGGAGATGAAAGGCTATGGCGTCCACCTGATGCACCAGGGCTATACGGTGATGGGCGTCCGTTTGAAAGGGCACGGTTCTTCGCCTTACGCGCTGCGGGACCAAAGCTGGGAAGACTGGTATACTTCGGTCGTCAACGGCTTCGAAATCCTGAAACTGCACTGTCGGAAGATCGTGGTGACCGGGTTTTCCACCGGCGGCGCCCTGGCATTGAAGTTGGCCTCCGAAAATCGCCCGGATATCCTCGGCGTCAGCGTCGCGGCGGTCCCGTTGAAATTCATCAATCCGACTTTCATGCTGATCCCTTTCCTGCACGGTACGAACAAGTTTGTAGACTGGGTATCTTCCTACGAAGGAGTCAAGCCATTCCTGGAGAATGTCTCGGAACATCCGCGCGTCAATTACCGGAACGTGCCGGTCCGTTGCCTTTATGAATTACGGCTTCTGATTCAGCATATGGACGAATTTTTACCCAAGATCGAAATTCCGGTCTTGATCGTTCATGGCGACCATGACCCTGTGGTTTCAGTCAAAAGCGCTTCGGAAATCATGCAGAAAATCAAAGCCCCGGACAGGCAGTTAAAGATACTGAAATCGAACCGGCACGGCATCATCATGGAAAACATCGACGGCATGTGGAAAATCAACGATGACTTTATTATTCATTGCGCGAGTGAAACAAAAGCCGCCGAATTCAGTCGGATTGAGTAA
- a CDS encoding bacteriohemerythrin encodes MALITWTAEQFGTHVGFADQEHQVLFGKLNKLYDLATGGAERSAVGSQLDDLIAYVVEHFAHEEKEMAAAGFAGFGAHKAEHDALVNICADLQKKFHAGQAEVTEDVGQMVKGWLDHHIPTFDKGYAVVLK; translated from the coding sequence ATGGCACTCATCACCTGGACAGCAGAACAATTCGGAACCCATGTCGGCTTTGCGGACCAAGAGCATCAAGTCCTGTTCGGCAAACTGAACAAACTGTACGATCTGGCAACGGGAGGCGCCGAACGGTCGGCGGTGGGTTCTCAGCTCGACGACCTGATTGCATACGTGGTCGAACATTTCGCGCATGAAGAAAAAGAAATGGCCGCGGCCGGGTTTGCCGGTTTCGGCGCGCATAAGGCCGAACACGATGCGCTGGTGAATATCTGCGCCGATCTGCAGAAAAAATTCCATGCCGGACAGGCGGAAGTAACCGAAGATGTCGGCCAGATGGTCAAAGGCTGGCTGGATCACCACATTCCGACTTTCGACAAAGGTTATGCGGTTGTTTTAAAATAA
- a CDS encoding bifunctional acetyl coenzyme A synthetase (ADP forming), alpha domain/GNAT family N-acetyltransferase, whose amino-acid sequence MGPHYLSRFFSPRSVAIIGASERPDSVGHRLLLNVLEGGFKGGIYPVNPKHETLLGCKVYPDLNAIPEEIELAVIATPAATVPGLVHQCGDKGIGSVIIISAGFGELGAEGKRLQGEILDIARRFGIRIIGPNCLGVVRPGSRLNATFGDGPVKDGNLALLSQSGAVCTAILDWAQQNDIGFSTVVSMGGAADIDFGEVLDYLALDTRTTGILMYVEGIRDARRFLSGLKVAARLKPVILIKSGRHEAGSKAAMSHTGAMVGGDDVFDAAIERAGVVRVYSIAELFSAARILVNNYQVGLARLAIVTNAGGPGVMSTDRAGDVGVKMAELSPAGIEALNGVLPAHWSHGNPIDILGDATPEHFRGVLEICLQEPNVDGVLVILTPQAMTNPTRTAQCVIEAAKNSTKPVLASWTGGSKVEEGRALFENSRVAHFDTPEVAVDAFSFLAKYHDHQILLKQIPSLAEELPVPDVEGARLIIERVLAEGRQTMTTQESKAILAAFRIPVTQTIKVANVKDAMIAAETMGFPVVLKVNMAEFSHKSDIGGVRLNIRSVQVLASVFAEMESAIRKKHPDINEIIMTVEPMYGSSSGRELMVGAIRDPVFGPAISFGLGGTMVEILRDKSVALPPLNAYMAGQMIAKTKAAKYLGAFRQLPPIHGKALIDAMLNISTMVSELPEILELDINPLIADEHGVMAVDARIKVQLSHELIPYSHMAIHPYPHELTEHYQLASGVNIMIRPIRPEDGDLEKDFVHRLSERSKYFRFMQALQELTPEMIVRFTQIDYDREMAFIAVSEQENPPKELGVGRYIINPDGRSAEFALVVSDDSQCKGIGTRLMKMLMRTAKFKGIAYLEGEVLTVNKPMLSFVSKLGFGIEEIPSEPEVVRVIKDLRQ is encoded by the coding sequence ATGGGCCCTCATTATCTCAGCCGTTTTTTCTCTCCCCGCTCGGTCGCGATCATCGGCGCCTCCGAGCGTCCCGACAGTGTCGGGCATCGCCTGCTGCTGAACGTGCTGGAGGGAGGATTCAAAGGCGGCATTTATCCGGTCAACCCGAAGCATGAAACGTTGCTCGGCTGCAAGGTCTATCCCGACCTCAATGCGATTCCCGAGGAGATAGAGCTGGCCGTGATCGCTACCCCGGCCGCTACCGTGCCCGGCCTCGTCCATCAATGCGGAGACAAAGGCATCGGCAGCGTGATCATCATCAGCGCCGGTTTCGGCGAACTCGGCGCGGAAGGCAAACGGCTGCAGGGCGAGATTCTGGACATTGCGCGCCGTTTCGGGATCCGGATCATCGGCCCGAACTGTCTCGGCGTGGTCCGGCCGGGCAGCCGCCTGAATGCGACCTTCGGCGACGGCCCCGTCAAGGACGGCAATCTGGCGCTGTTGTCGCAATCGGGCGCGGTCTGCACCGCGATTCTGGACTGGGCGCAGCAGAACGACATCGGCTTTTCGACAGTGGTGTCGATGGGCGGTGCGGCCGATATCGACTTCGGCGAGGTCCTGGACTATCTGGCGCTGGATACCCGGACGACCGGCATTTTGATGTACGTCGAAGGCATTCGCGACGCGCGCCGCTTTTTGAGCGGCCTGAAAGTCGCGGCGCGGCTGAAGCCGGTCATCCTGATCAAGTCCGGCCGCCACGAAGCCGGCTCGAAGGCCGCGATGTCCCACACCGGAGCGATGGTCGGCGGCGACGATGTCTTCGATGCGGCGATCGAGCGTGCCGGGGTGGTCCGGGTGTATAGCATCGCGGAACTGTTTTCGGCGGCGCGGATCCTGGTCAACAATTATCAGGTCGGGCTGGCGCGCCTCGCGATCGTCACCAATGCCGGAGGACCCGGCGTGATGAGCACCGACCGGGCCGGCGACGTCGGGGTCAAAATGGCCGAGCTGAGTCCGGCCGGAATCGAGGCGTTGAACGGGGTGCTGCCTGCGCACTGGTCGCACGGCAATCCGATCGACATTCTCGGCGACGCGACGCCCGAACACTTCCGGGGTGTGCTGGAAATCTGCCTGCAAGAGCCGAATGTCGACGGCGTACTGGTGATTTTGACACCGCAGGCGATGACGAACCCGACCCGGACCGCGCAATGCGTGATCGAGGCGGCAAAGAATTCCACTAAGCCGGTGCTCGCGTCCTGGACCGGCGGCTCCAAGGTCGAGGAGGGCAGGGCTTTGTTCGAGAACTCCCGCGTGGCGCATTTCGACACGCCGGAAGTCGCGGTCGATGCTTTTTCGTTTCTGGCCAAATACCACGACCACCAGATCCTGCTCAAACAGATTCCTTCGCTCGCGGAAGAACTCCCCGTACCCGATGTCGAAGGCGCGCGGCTGATCATCGAGCGCGTGTTGGCCGAAGGGCGCCAGACGATGACGACCCAGGAATCGAAAGCGATCCTGGCGGCGTTCCGGATTCCGGTGACGCAAACGATCAAAGTCGCGAATGTAAAAGATGCGATGATCGCGGCCGAAACGATGGGGTTTCCGGTTGTTCTGAAAGTGAACATGGCCGAATTCAGCCATAAATCCGACATCGGCGGCGTCAGGCTGAATATCCGCAGCGTGCAGGTGCTGGCCAGCGTTTTTGCCGAAATGGAATCTGCGATTCGTAAGAAGCATCCGGACATCAACGAAATCATAATGACCGTCGAGCCGATGTACGGCTCTTCCAGCGGGCGTGAATTGATGGTCGGAGCGATCCGCGATCCGGTGTTCGGTCCGGCGATCAGTTTCGGGCTTGGCGGAACGATGGTCGAAATTCTGCGGGACAAGTCGGTTGCGTTGCCGCCGCTGAACGCCTACATGGCGGGGCAAATGATCGCAAAGACGAAAGCGGCGAAGTATCTGGGCGCATTCCGGCAATTGCCGCCGATCCATGGCAAAGCCTTGATCGATGCGATGCTGAACATTTCGACGATGGTCAGCGAGTTGCCGGAAATTCTCGAATTGGACATCAATCCGCTGATTGCGGATGAACACGGCGTGATGGCGGTCGATGCGCGAATCAAGGTGCAGTTATCGCATGAGCTGATACCGTATTCGCATATGGCGATCCATCCTTATCCGCACGAGTTGACCGAGCATTACCAGCTCGCCAGCGGCGTCAATATCATGATCCGGCCGATCAGGCCGGAAGACGGCGATCTGGAAAAGGATTTCGTGCACCGGCTGTCCGAACGCAGTAAATATTTCCGTTTCATGCAGGCGTTGCAGGAGCTGACGCCGGAGATGATCGTGCGCTTTACCCAGATCGACTACGATCGCGAAATGGCGTTTATCGCGGTTTCCGAACAGGAAAACCCGCCGAAGGAGCTCGGTGTCGGGCGCTATATCATAAACCCGGACGGGCGCTCGGCCGAGTTCGCGCTGGTCGTTTCCGACGACAGCCAGTGTAAAGGCATCGGTACCCGCTTGATGAAAATGCTGATGCGTACCGCCAAATTCAAGGGCATCGCCTATCTCGAAGGGGAAGTCTTGACCGTGAACAAGCCGATGCTGTCGTTCGTCAGCAAACTCGGCTTCGGCATCGAAGAAATTCCCTCCGAACCTGAAGTCGTGCGTGTGATCAAGGATCTGCGGCAGTAG
- the dnaJ gene encoding molecular chaperone DnaJ — protein sequence MAKEDYYKLLGVDRNASDEEIKKSYRKLAMKYHPDRNKDDPQKAEAKFKQIKEAYEILSDAKKRAAYDQFGHAGVESGMGGGRYGGGFGTESFSDVFGDMFGDIFGGGGRSRGGAQRGADLRYNLELTLEEAVAGTEAKIRVQVLVTCNECSGSGARKGTSPVICSTCHGHGQIRMQQGFFAVQQTCPTCRGTGKQIKDPCGKCYGQGRVQDTKTLSAKIPAGVDTGDRIRLSGEGEAGEQGGPPGDLYVQIQVKDHPIFTRDGANLYCEVPISFPTACLGGELEVPTLDGKVNLKIPPETQTGKLFRLRGKGVKPVRGGPVGDLLCRVQVETPVHLTKEQKELIAKLNESLMGGGKHHSPQEHSFMDGVKNFFDKLTG from the coding sequence ATGGCAAAAGAAGATTATTACAAACTTCTCGGCGTGGACAGGAATGCCAGCGATGAAGAAATCAAGAAAAGCTACCGCAAGCTGGCGATGAAATATCATCCCGACCGGAACAAGGACGATCCTCAAAAAGCGGAAGCCAAATTCAAACAGATCAAAGAAGCTTACGAAATTTTGTCGGACGCGAAAAAACGCGCGGCTTACGACCAGTTCGGCCATGCGGGGGTCGAGTCGGGCATGGGTGGCGGCCGCTACGGCGGCGGTTTTGGCACGGAAAGTTTCAGCGACGTATTCGGCGACATGTTTGGCGATATTTTCGGCGGCGGCGGTCGCTCGCGCGGCGGCGCGCAGCGCGGCGCCGACCTGCGGTACAATCTGGAACTGACGCTCGAAGAAGCGGTGGCCGGCACCGAAGCGAAGATTCGTGTACAGGTGCTGGTAACCTGTAACGAATGCTCGGGCAGCGGGGCCCGGAAAGGCACCTCGCCGGTGATCTGCTCGACCTGCCACGGCCACGGCCAGATCCGGATGCAGCAAGGCTTCTTTGCGGTACAGCAAACCTGCCCGACCTGCCGCGGCACCGGCAAGCAAATCAAAGACCCTTGCGGCAAATGCTACGGACAGGGCCGCGTGCAGGATACCAAAACACTGTCGGCCAAGATTCCGGCCGGCGTCGATACCGGCGACCGGATCCGCCTGTCCGGCGAAGGCGAAGCGGGCGAGCAAGGGGGACCTCCTGGCGATCTGTACGTGCAGATTCAGGTCAAGGATCACCCGATTTTTACCCGCGACGGAGCCAATCTATACTGCGAAGTGCCGATCAGCTTCCCGACCGCCTGCCTGGGCGGCGAGCTGGAAGTGCCGACGCTCGACGGCAAGGTCAATCTGAAAATTCCTCCCGAAACGCAGACCGGCAAATTGTTCCGCCTGCGCGGCAAGGGCGTGAAACCGGTCCGCGGCGGTCCAGTCGGCGATTTGTTGTGCCGGGTGCAGGTCGAAACGCCGGTGCATCTGACCAAGGAACAAAAAGAGCTGATCGCGAAGCTGAATGAATCGCTGATGGGGGGCGGCAAGCATCATAGCCCGCAGGAGCATTCGTTCATGGACGGCGTAAAGAATTTTTTCGATAAATTGACAGGATAA
- the dapB gene encoding 4-hydroxy-tetrahydrodipicolinate reductase: MLRIAVAGVSGRMGSCLVKAADASAYAEFTAALSRPGSLAVGKDAGELAGMGTIGINVVDDLSAVLDQFDLLIDFTRPDTSMTLIEQCRAAGKKLVIGTTGYTPEQKLTVERAAEDIAIVLSPNMSVGVNLSLKLLEMTARVMGDESDIEIIEAHHRHKVDAPSGTALRMGEVIAAALDRDLKECAIYGREGHTGARDRKTIGFSTIRAGDIVGDHTVMFADDGERVEITHKATSRMTFANGAVRAALWLKDKPNGLYDMQDVLGLKNLG, translated from the coding sequence ATGCTTCGAATTGCAGTCGCGGGCGTTTCCGGCCGCATGGGATCTTGTTTGGTCAAGGCGGCCGATGCGTCGGCCTATGCCGAGTTTACCGCCGCCCTATCGCGGCCCGGTAGTCTGGCGGTCGGCAAGGATGCGGGCGAACTGGCCGGCATGGGCACTATCGGCATCAATGTTGTGGACGATCTGTCGGCAGTGCTCGATCAATTCGACCTGTTGATCGACTTTACCCGCCCCGATACCTCGATGACACTGATAGAACAATGCCGGGCAGCCGGCAAAAAGCTAGTGATCGGTACGACTGGCTATACGCCGGAACAGAAACTCACGGTCGAGCGTGCCGCCGAGGATATCGCGATCGTGCTGTCGCCGAACATGAGCGTCGGGGTGAACCTATCGCTGAAACTGCTTGAAATGACCGCCCGGGTGATGGGCGACGAGAGCGACATCGAAATCATCGAGGCGCATCACCGTCACAAGGTCGACGCGCCGTCCGGCACCGCGCTTCGGATGGGCGAAGTGATCGCCGCGGCGCTGGACCGTGACTTGAAGGAATGCGCGATTTACGGCCGCGAGGGCCACACCGGCGCGCGCGACCGCAAGACGATCGGCTTTTCGACGATTCGCGCGGGAGACATTGTCGGCGATCATACCGTGATGTTTGCGGACGACGGAGAACGGGTCGAAATCACCCATAAAGCGACCAGCCGGATGACGTTTGCAAACGGCGCGGTGCGCGCGGCATTATGGCTGAAGGATAAGCCGAACGGCCTGTACGACATGCAGGACGTGCTGGGGTTGAAAAACCTCGGCTAA